A part of Girardinichthys multiradiatus isolate DD_20200921_A chromosome 12, DD_fGirMul_XY1, whole genome shotgun sequence genomic DNA contains:
- the cenatac gene encoding coiled-coil domain-containing protein 84 yields the protein MGAYYCAICNQTTFCGKKKHIFGKNHQSRLRVVLLKFTEKVKEARRTLKKPQVEKFDCTQQKQKFWCYCCGVEVERNVTDDNMTVMYGGLLEHMATREHRNKTYKFWWDNKADPKLRDKVLITEEETERFKAEVTKVLESFVEKEDEYIKQQADVIRAQEKHRQEVFQSALEPNEERELSNGPSSTNPSVEVSVSSQFQSQVSDQLVGSRFDPMIEAPWSLVGRSLTFIGHQDSSSNGNVHTGAVPPWLQDDPQEGTSGAAAQTEIGPSLQEFLKKKEQEKLRKLPPNRVGANFDHSSHTDANWLPSFGRVWNSGRRWQSRHQFRQEEGQKNKQKRKRRHGTDGSKETKTTEQRSNSDI from the exons ATGGGTGCATATTATTGCGCCATATGTAACCAGACAACATTCTGCGGCAAAAAGAAACACATCTTCGGAAAAAACCACCAAAGCAGACTTAGGGTCGTGCTTCTTAAATTTACTGAAAAG GTCAAAGAAGCTCGACGGACCCTTAAAAAACCCCAGGTGGAGAAGTTTGATTGCACTCAGCAGAAGCAGAAGTTCTGGTGCTACTGCTGTGGTGTCGAAGTTGAAAGGAACGTTACAGACGACAACATGACCGTGATGTATGGGGGCTTACTGGAACATATGGCCAC ACGAGAACACAGGAACAAAACTTATAAGTTCTGGTGGGACAATAAGGCCGACCCAAAGCTTAGAGACAAAGTGCTAATCACAGAGGAGGAAACTGAAAG GTTTAAGGCTGAAGTGACAAAGGTTTTGGAGTCGTTTGTGGAAAAGGAGGATGAGTACATCAAACAG CAAGCCGACGTTATCCGGGCCCAGGAAAAGCACCGTCAGGAGGTCTTTCAGTCTGCTTTAGAG CCTAATGAAGAGCGGGAGTTATCAAATGGACCCAGCAGCACCAATCCATCAGTGGAGGTTTCTGTCAG TTCCCAGTTTCAGTCTCAAGTCTCAGACCAGCTGGTGGGGAGCAGGTTTGACCCGATGATCGAGGCGCCCTGGTCTTTAGTAGGACGAAGCCTGACTTTTATAGGCCATCAG GATTCATCTAGTAATGGAAATGTTCATACAG GAGCCGTTCCACCTTGGCTCCAAGATGATCCACAAGAGGGGACGTCTGGAGCAGCGGCACAGACTGAGATCGGCCCATCACTACAAGAGTTCCTCAAAAAAA AGGAGCAAGAGAAACTAAGGAAGCTTCCTCCAAACAGAGTTGGAGCCAACTTTGATCACAGCTCTCATACAGACGCCAACTGGCTTCCCTCTTTTGGAAGAGTGTGGAACAGTGGCCGGCGCTGGCAGTCCAG ACATCAATTCAGACAAGAGGAAGGGCAGAAGAATAAACAAAAGAGGAAGCGGAGACATGGCACAGATGGATCAAAGGAAACTAAAACAACTGAACAGCGGTCCaattctgacatttaa